A stretch of Cicer arietinum cultivar CDC Frontier isolate Library 1 chromosome 5, Cicar.CDCFrontier_v2.0, whole genome shotgun sequence DNA encodes these proteins:
- the LOC101513392 gene encoding uncharacterized protein: MEATSSILLPAQTYAAAALFAIALHQSQIHQGLTPASPRAGGGDAPTPSIVDASSVSDNPELWINENSGLLWPIFRFLGVDEKAWHGLKETAGSSSQSRHHLRDFFKLLSEEGDAISTERLDKEAALANAIDATEAGMKKTADSSCGGHEQKTRSKDDFCDIELKSSAVETEPHDEIKESSALLPLEKQSSTAHDNEKPLEEAALISYQRKVTVLYTLLSACVADTAEVDSKSRQGYDARHRVSLRLLAVWLGIKWNEMEAMESMVAFSLMDSVSKAGAKEGESVVSETNWDKWKRGGIVGAAAVTGGTLMAITGGLAAPAIAQGLGALAPALGSIVPAIGGGFAAAATATGSAAGSVAVVASFGAAGASLTGSKMATRIGSLEEFELLEVGGTHQGHLAVRISISGLAFEEKDFIKPWEGHNDNMERYVLKYESKNLIALSTAIQDWLTSKIMVELMKGGAMLTVLNTLVAALAWPATLLTTFDLIDSKWAVAVDRSEKAGKVLAEVLLKGLQGNRPVTLVGFSLGARVIFKCLQCLAESKGDNAGLVERVVLLGAPISIKDENWEVARKMVAGRFVNVYSTNDWTLGITFRASLLSQGLAGIQPVDLPGVENVDVTHIIEGHSSYLWMAPKILEQLELDQYFAVYRSEHENPQEEKSTVN, encoded by the exons ATGGAAGCAACCTCCTCAATCTTGTTGCCTGCTCAAACATACGCAGCTGCTGCTTTATTTGCAATCGCACTGCATCAGTCACAAATTCACCAAGGTCTGACTCCGGCTTCTCCTCGCGCCGGCGGCGGTGATGCTCCGACTCCGAGCATCGTTGATGCCTCTTCTGTTTCAGATAATCCTGAGCTTTGGATTAACGAGAATTCTGGTTTGCTTTGGCCTATTTTTAG GTTCCTCGGAGTGGATGAAAAAGCATGGCATGGCCTAAAAGAAACTGCTGGTTCTTCTTCCCAATCCAGACATCACTTGAGAGAT TTCTTTAAATTACTGTCAGAGGAAGGTGATGCAATTTCTACAGAAAGATTGGATAAAGAAGCTGCATTGGCCAACGCCATTGATGCAACAGAGGCAGGCATGAAAAAAACTGCTGATTCTTCATGCGGAGGCCATGAGCAGAAAACTAGAAGCAAAGATGATTTTTGTGACATCGAGTTAAAATCATCTGCTGTGGAGACCGAGCCTCACGATGAAATCAAGGAGAGCTCAGCTTTGCTGCCTCTAGAGAAACAATCTTCCACTGCACATGACAATGAAAAGCCTTTGGAGGAGGCAGCACTCATCAGTTACCAGAGAAAAGTGACTGTTCTTTACACTCTTCTTTCTGCTTGTGTAGCAGATACTGCTGAGGTTGACAGCAAGTCAAGGCAGGGCTATGACGCTCGTCACCGCGTCTCTCTGCGGTTGCTTGCTGTATGGCTTGGTATCAAATGGAATGAAATG GAAGCAATGGAATCTATGGTTGCTTTTTCTTTAATGGATTCTGTGAGTAAAGCAGGTGCGAAGGAAGGAGAATCTGTAGTTTCAGAAACCAACTGGGATAAATGGAAGCGTGGAGGTATTGTAGGAGCAGCTGCTGTAACTGGAGGAACCTTAATGGCTATAACTGGTG GCTTGGCTGCCCCAGCAATTGCCCAAGGATTGGGTGCATTAGCTCCTGCATTGGGCAGTATTGTTCCTGCCATTGGTGGTGGATTTGCTGCAGCAGCAACTGCTACAGGATCAGCTGCTGGATCAGTAGCGGTTGTTGCATCATTTGGAG CTGCTGGAGCTAGCCTTACTGGGAGTAAGATGGCTACAAGAATTGGAAGTCTTGAAGAATTTGAGTTGTTAGAAGTTGGAGGAACCCATCAAGGT CACCTAGCAGTTAGAATCTCTATTTCTGGGCTTGCATTTGAGGAGAAAGATTTTATAAAACCTTGGGAAGGTCACAACGATAACATGGAGag GTATGTGCTCAAATATGAGTCTAAAAATTTGATTGCTCTGAGCACTGCCATCCAGGACTGGCTAACTTCAA AAATTATGGTTGAGTTGATGAAAGGAGGTGCCATGCTGACAGTATTAAACACACTCGTGGCAGCACTAGCATGGCCAGCAACTTTACTCACTACATTTGATCTTATAGACAGCAAATGGGCAGTTGCAGTGGACAG ATCAGAAAAGGCTGGTAAGGTACTTGCTGAGGTGTTGCTGAAAGGCTTGCAAGGGAACAG GCCTGTGACACTGGTAGGTTTTTCATTGGGAGCCCGTGTCATTTTCAAGTGTCTCCAATGTTTGGCTGAATCCAAAGGAGACAATG CTGGACTAGTGGAAAGGGTTGTTCTCCTCGGAGCACCCATCTCAATTAAAGATGAAAATTGGGAGGTAGCTAGAAAG ATGGTGGCTGGAAGGTTTGTAAATGTTTACTCTACAAATGACTGGACACTTGGTATAACTTTCCGCGCCAG TTTACTTTCTCAAGGTTTAGCTGGAATCCAACCTGTTGACCTTCCTGGGGTTGAGAAT GTTGATGTGACACATATTATAGAAGGCCATTCTTCATACCTGTGGATGGCACCAAAAATACTGGAGCAGCTTGAATTGGACCAGTATTTTGCTGTTTACAGAAGTGAACACGAAAACCCCCAAGAAGAGAAGAGTACCGTGAACTAG
- the LOC101513064 gene encoding kinesin-like protein KIN-7J — MRETTTSIVEVGEDQGNAVPHSNGGEERIFVAIRVRPLNERERTRHDVSEWECVSHNTIRFKNSGHAEQRSLADTYTFDTVFGEKCPTKQVYEQGIKEVALSVVRGINSSIFAYGQTSSGKTYTMTGITELAVKDIYEYIEKHKEREFVVKFSALEIYNEAVRDLLNSNATTLRLLDDPEKGTIVEKLTEETLTERSRLQQLISKCAAERTTEETAMNETSSRSHQILRLTVESNPSDFVGAARSGALFASVNFVDLAGSERASQALSAGTRLREGSHINRSLLTLGSVIRKLSKERNGHIPYRDSKLTRILHNSLGGNARTAIICTISPARSQVEQSKNTLFFAGCAKQVTTNARVNEVMSDKVLVKQLQKELARMENELRSLNTIVLKERELQIEQMDKEIKELTRQRDVFQSHVESLLQSAGKDQVIKVDQDWASESGVANDPRPGTETAYENLDRTTSSSSISNEHLFKQSENSEDNFLLDGCPPTFGGPDPCQGWEEMTSKAKSEDNCEEVPCIEIKEVETEYKTDINIIPAFEEREENSPMIQVVEIDGKSSSGNGHSDLDAPQQNTEDVKRTNSHLVDLLEKSSDSFESEPRCLDAMSPPETDKVDQENSWQPRFSELKQNVCPLYNKLDQEPTRPHRSDEQELKTVSPPQLDDLEQVSFPSPAGVEKEYSTSLVCSPAKLSEPKLHAKRRKSSRKSSLIHKMNASAEDAESSKDSDNEETASVLNFVVKMNEKAKHKPKSVDSDFDNLMVPVRTHGINQNVSRGKGVRSPGKWGALIPSKFEMQQRDIIELWDACYVPLVHRSYFFLLIKGELSDSVYLDVELRRLSFLKDAFSCGNYTPGEGLDVTPNSSMLSLTHERKMLSKQVHKKFSRRGKEELYLRWGIDLKTKHRSIQLAWLVWTDTRDLNHVRESAALVGKLVGFINTGEASKKTFGLGFLT; from the exons ATGAGAGAAACGACGACGTCAATCGTGGAAGTTGGAGAGGACCAAGGAAACGCGGTTCCTCATTCAAATGGCGGGGAAGAAAGAATTTTTGTTGCGATTAGAGTAAGGCCTTTGAACGAGAGAGAAAGAACGAGACATGATGTGTCAGAGTGGGAATGTGTTTCACATAACACCATCAGATTCAAGAACAGTGGCCATGCAGAACAGCGATCGTTGGCGGATACATATACATTTG ATACGGTATTTGGGGAAAAGTGTCCCACTAAACAGGTGTATGAGCAAGGGATTAAGGAAGTTGCCCTTTCAGTCGTTAGGGGTATCAATT CTAGCATTTTCGCATACGGGCAAACAAGCAGTGGAAAGACATATACCATGACTGGAATTACTGAACTTGCAGTAAAGGATATATATGAATACATAGAGAAG CATAAAGAAAGAGAGTTTGTTGTGAAGTTCTCTGCCTTGGAAATATATAATGAAGCTGTGAGAGACCTTCTCAATTCAAATGCTACCACACTAAGACTTCTAGATGATCCAGAG AAAGGGACCATTGTTGAGAAACTTACAGAGGAGACTCTTACTGAGAGAAGCCGGTTGCAGCAACTTATTTCAAAATGTGCAG CTGAAAGGACAACCGAAGAGACTGCCATGAACGAAACAAGCTCCAGATCTCATCAAATTCTTCGACTG ACAGTTGAAAGCAATCCTAGTGATTTTGTAGGCGCTGCAAGATCTGGCGCTCTTTTTGCCAGTGTG AATTTTGTTGATCTAGCAGGAAGTGAACGTGCTTCTCAAGCATTATCAGCAGGCACAAGATTGAGAGAAGGTAGCCACATAAATCGCAGTTTACTGACCCTTGGAAGTGTAATTAGGAAACTGAG CAAGGAAAGAAATGGACACATACCTTACAGAGATTCCAAGCTTACTCGCATTCTGCATAACTCTTTAGGAGGCAATGCCAGAACAGCCATCATTTGTACCATTAGCCCTGCACGCAGCCAGGTTGAGCAATCAAAAAATACTCTATTTTTTGCTGGTTGCGCAAAACAGGTGACTACCAATGCTCGGGTCAATGAAGTGATGTCAGACAAGGTTTTGGTAAAGCAACTGCAGAAGGAACTGGCTAGAATGGAGAATGAGTTGAGGAGCTTAAATACCATTGTTCTTAAGGAAAGGGAACTTCAGATTGAACAG ATGGATAAGGAGATCAAAGAACTGACTCGGCAACGTGATGTCTTTCAATCTCATGTTGAAAGTTTGCTCCAATCAGCTGGGAAAGACCAGGTTATAAAAGTAGATCAAGATTGGGCCTCAGAGTCCGGTGTTGCTAATGATCCTCGTCCAGGGACAGAAACCGCTTATGAGAATCTTGACAGAACAACATCCAGTTCGTCTATTTCCAATGAGCACCTTTTTAAGCAATCTGAAAATTCTGAAGACAACTTTCTCTTGGATGGTTGTCCTCCCACATTTGGCGGGCCTGATCCATGTCAAGGTTGGGAGGAGATGACTAGCAAAGCTAAATCTGAAGATAACTGTGAGGAAGTACCGTGCATTGAAATCAAAGAAGTGGAAACAGAGTACAAAACAGATATTAATATCATTCCAGCTTttgaagaaagagaagaaaattcACCCATGATTCAAGTTGTGGAGATAGATGGTAAGTCATCCTCAGGGAATGGGCACAGTGATCTGGATGCTCCTCAGCAAAACACTGAGGACGTTAAAAGGACCAACAGCCATCTTGTGGACCTCTTAGAGAAATCTAGTGACTCATTTGAATCTGAACCTCGTTGCTTGGATGCCATGTCTCCTCCTGAGACAGATAAGGTGGATCAGGAAAATTCATGGCAGCCTCGGTTCAGTGAGTTGAAGCAAAATGTGTGTCCTCTGTATAATAAGCTAGACCAGGAACCTACAAGACCTCATCGGTCTGATGAGCAGGAGCTTAAAACGGTGTCACCTCCTCAACTTGATGATCTGGAACAAGTATCGTTCCCATCACCAGCTGGTGTTGAAAAGGAATATTCTACTAGTTTGGTTTGCTCTCCTGCAAAGCTATCTGAACCTAAGTTACATGCTAAAAGAAGAAAATCTTCCAGAAAATCTTCTCTGATTCACAAGATGAATGCTTCAGCGGAAGATGCAGAATCTTCTAAGGATTCTGATAACGAGGAAACTGCCAGCGTCCTCAACTTTGTCGTAAAAATGAACGAAAAGGCTAAGCATAAGCCAAAGTCAGTAGATAGTGACTTTGATAATCTTATG GTACCTGTGAGGACGCATGGAATCAATCAAAATGTGAGCAGAGGAAAAGGTGTCAGATCCCCCGGAAAGTGGGGGGCTTTAATACCCTCTAAATTTGAGATGCAGCAGAGAGATATAATTGAACTTTGGGATGCATGCTATGTGCCACTGGTACATAGATCCTATTTTTTCCTTCTCATCAAAGGTGAACTTTCGGATTCTGTGTACTTGGATGTAGAGCTCAGACGTTTGTCCTTTTTAAAGGACGCTTTTTCTTGCGGAAATTACACTCCAGGAGAAGGTCTTGACGTCACACCTAATTCAAG CATGTTGTCTCTGACTCATGAGAGGAAAATGCTGAGTAAGCAAGTGCATAAAAAGTTTTCGAGGAGGGGAAAAGAGGAACTATACCTGAGATGGGGTATTGATTTGAAGACTAAGCACAGAAGTATACAATTGGCATGGCTCGTATGGACGGATACAAGAGATTTGAACCACGTAAGAGAAAGTGCTGCGCTTGTTGGGAAGCTGGTTGGTTTTATAAACACGGGAGAGGCCTCTAAGAAAACGTTTGGACTTGGCTTCTTAACCTGA
- the LOC101513703 gene encoding uncharacterized protein encodes MTMGALATFPPWTPEDDLLLKNAVEAGASLESLAKGAVQFSRKYSFGEIRDRWYSLLYDPVISLEASICMANFELSASPLPSKFFKFGQSKEQKIVSVKRKADSVRTSYYAMCKRTRHDTLDFKDFNFLVDPENGNCVVNGNEPLPETCEPECPTLNHFSNVDPPHYDLPENTIDVDVAFNGVTANGFYTGVDENFPIDQINITEEESQILEDNVPLTGAADELADPVDLDLDNLITDEVLQEMSMSAFGQINNGPANLRSEYGEDYNMFDSPELDCGNSFDNLQLSSLPDVSVWRAEEPDIRCGSLKDSLACEEGYLEELSNSLLNFTGDEELFLMDAVGKDGIDKSYYDGLSSLLLNSPIADCPDQIHEKDETELLLTSHADVRNPSVSCRAEVDNNARKAETDLLVAFDAHLRDPPVSCRAEVDDIAASQANGVQVVKLEFQMPTSASVKDPRFPELTNGVIVCTLNTEDPVVPSNDDVFLPFNEPPPTISYSPKSASRKSNKPVASSVNDYGYKASGRGKVLMQVEHNNSIGLGACASSQATGSRGLAEPVYGSKMKRKLSNGHESHTPSRSAVISSGGLGGNNNATNTNHGPLHANPKEKLLRVCSGKQLSNNMTKFSHDKPALGNGFRNHVQPNGSSLIQEQHAALPLEDYQLQHAETGSSDVMQSELVVNPQKLDEDQKLDEEEQYIESDDDVPYYSDVEAMVLDMDLDPDDHDLYDNEEVSRYQHEESKRAIIRLEQGTHSHLQRAMASHGALAMLYGRHSKHYIKKTEVLLGRATESVHVDIDLGKGGCAHAISRRQAIIKMDIDGSFYIKNIGKSIMLVNHKELHTGQSQRLHPSYLIELKGTAFIFETNQSRLKQ; translated from the exons ATGACGATGGGAGCTCTTGCTACATTCCCCCCTTGGACTCCCGAAGATGATCTTTTGCTCAAGAACGCCgttgag GCTGGTGCTTCCTTGGAGTCACTTGCCAAAGGCGCGGTGCAGTTTTCTCGTAAATATAGTTTCGGGGAAATACGTGACAGGTGGTATTCTCTCCTCTATGATCCTGTTATATCCTTGGAAGCTTCTATATGTATGGCGAATTTCGAGCTTTCTGCTTCGCCTCTACCATCAAAGTTCTTTAAATTTGGACAATCGAAAGAACAGAAAATTGTTTCTGTTAAGAGAAAAGCTGACAGCGTTCGAACTTCTTATTATGCTATGTGTAAAAGAACTCGCCATGATACGCTAGATTTCAAGGACTTCAATTTTCTAGTCGATCCAGAGAATGGGAATTGTGTGGTAAATGGAAATGAGCCTTTGCCGGAAACCTGCGAACCCGAGTGTCCAACTTTGAACCACTTTTCAAATGTTGATCCGCCACACTATGACCTTCCAGAAAATACAATAGATGTTGACGTTGCATTTAATGGAGTTACGGCTAATGGATTTTATACTGGAGTTGATGAGAATTTCCCCATTGACCAAATAAATATAACTGAGGAAGAATCTCAAATTCTTGAAGATAATGTGCCTTTGACTGGAGCTGCCGACGAATTGGCCGATCCAGTAGACTTGGATTTAGATAACTTGATCACAGATGAAGTTTTACAGGAAATGTCTATGTCTGCATTTGGTCAAATAAACAACGGCCCTGCAAATTTGCGCTCCGAGTATGGTGAAGATTATAATATGTTTGATTCACCCGAGTTAGACTGTGGAAATTCATTTGACAACTTACAGTTATCTTCACTTCCTGATGTGTCGGTCTGGAGAGCAGAAGAACCTGATATTCGATGTGGAAGTTTGAAAGATTCCCTTGCTTGCGAGGAGGGTTATCTGGAAGAACTGTCCAATTCACTCTTAAACTTCACAGGTGATGAAGAGCTATTTCTGATGGATGCCGTCGGAAAAGATGGGATTGATAAATCTTATTATGATGGTCTTAGTTCACTTTTACTAAATTCTCCAATTGCTGATTGTCCAGATCAGATACATGAAAAGGATGAAACAGAGTTATTATTGACCTCACATGCAGATGTTAGAAATCCATCTGTTTCTTGTCGTGCCGAAGTAGATAACAACGCAAGGAAGGCTGAAACAGATTTGTTGGTGGCCTTTGATGCACATTTAAGAGATCCGCCAGTTTCATGTCGTGCAGAAGTAGATGACATTGCAGCGTCGCAAGCTAATGGTGTGCAAGTAGTTAAATTGGAATTCCAAATGCCAACTTCTGCCTCAGTTAAAGACCCTCGGTTTCCTGAACTAACTAATGGAGTTATTGTCTGTACATTAAATACCGAGGACCCAGTAGTTCCATCCAATGATGATGTTTTCCTACCCTTTAATGAGCCTCCTCCAACAATTTCCTATTCACCTAAATCAGCTTCTAGAAAATCCAATAAACCAGTTGCATCATCTGTTAATGATTATGGATATAAGGCTAGTGGAAGAGGTAAAGTTTTGATGCAGGTTGAACATAACAACTCAATAGGATTAGGAGCTTGTGCATCTTCTCAGGCAACGGGATCCCGGGGCCTTGCAGAACCTGTTTATGGTTCTAAGATGAAACGCAAGTTGTCTAATGGTCATGAATCACACACACCGTCTAGAAGTGCAGTTATTTCTTCTGGCGGCTTAGGTGGAAACAATAATGCAACAAACACAAACCATGGTCCTCTACATGCAAATCCCAAGGAAAAGCTTCTCCGTGTTTGCTCTGGAAAGCAACTAAGCAATAATATGACAAAATTTTCACATGATAAACCAGCACTTGGAAATGGCTTCAGAAATCATGTCCAACCTAATGGTTCTAGCTTGATACAGGAACAACATGCAGCTTTGCCACTTGAAGATTATCAATTGCAACATGCTGAAACGGGATCCTCAGACGTTATGCAGTCAGAGCTGGTGGTTAATCCTCAAAAGTTAGACGAGGATCAAAAGTTAGATGAGGAGGAGCAATATATCGAAAGCGATGATGATGTTCCCTATTATTCTGATGTAGAGGCGATG GTACTTGATATGGACTTGGATCCCGACGATCACGATTTATATGATAATGAAGAAG TATCAAGATATCAGCACGAGGAATCGAAGCGGGCTATAATAAGGCTGGAACAGGGTACTCATTCACATCTGCAGCGAGCTATGGCTTCACATGGAGCATTGGCCATGTTATATGGTCGCCACTCAAAGCATTACATCAAGAAAACTGAG GTTTTACTTGGACGAGCAACAGAAAGTGTTCATGTAGATATTGACTTGGGTAAAGGAGGGTGTGCCCATGCAATATCTAGACGTCAG GCAATTATAAAGATGGATATCGATGGATCGTTCTACATTAAAAATATTGGCAAGAGTATAATGCTGGTAAATCACAAAGAATTGCACACTGGTCAATCTCAAAGACTGCATCCCAGTTATCTGATTGAG TTGAAGGGCACAGCATTCATATTTGAGACAAATCAAAGTCGTTTGAAGCAGTAG
- the LOC101509411 gene encoding uncharacterized protein, giving the protein METFRNYGVVYLVLLVIAIGRLKGEDELANGNAPNKGNATFITPSQGINEEGKENNSNSYDKIVTYYRGGGGGGGSSGGGGGGGYVWGWGGGGGGGGGGGGGSGGGGGGGGGGWGWGGGGGGGGWWKWGCGGKPRHGKRKGRGRGISHYIVGQFAQCMAKTPCKGMRLDCPLHCGGPCYYDCHHMCKAHCRN; this is encoded by the coding sequence ATGGAGACCTTCAGAAATTATGGGGTCGTCTATCTAGTACTCCTTGTAATTGCAATTGGTAGGCTCAAAGGTGAAGATGAACTCGCAAATGGCAATGCTCCTAATAAAGGCAATGCCACTTTTATAACTCCCAGTCAAGGTATAAATGAAGAAGGGAAAGAAAATAACAGCAACTCTTATGATAAGATTGTCACGTATTATAGAGGTGGCGGTGGTGGTGGAGGAAGTAGTGGAGGAGGTGGAGGTGGCGGCTATGTATGGGGATGGGGTGGCGGGGGGGGAGGGGGAGGTGGAGGTGGAGGTGGAAGCGGaggaggtggaggtggaggtggtggtggtTGGGGATGGGGAGGAGGAGGAGGGGGTGGTGGTTGGTGGAAATGGGGGTGTGGAGGCAAACCAAGACATGGTAAAAGGAAGGGACGGGGGAGAGGCATATCCCATTATATTGTGGGACAATTTGCACAATGCATGGCAAAAACTCCATGCAAGGGAATGAGATTGGACTGCCCTCTTCATTGTGGTGGACCATGTTACTATGATTGTCACCATATGTGTAAGGCTCATTGTCGAAATTAA